The Arachis ipaensis cultivar K30076 chromosome B05, Araip1.1, whole genome shotgun sequence nucleotide sequence agccaaggattgaagagggaatgAAGATACTTTTACTTACTTTTGACCATTATTTTATTTACTATGATTTTCTTTtgtgtcttccaagtgtttgtgaaaatgcttagttggattttagagtagagttttatgttcttggcttggaaaggtaacttaggaactcttgagttactaatgtccaagtaattgatgattgggatccattgactctagttctcactaattgaattagtggagagttaggacttatggactaggattggtatagctcatttgactttcctttactactagttagaggatgatttaatgagattaatccttgccaattctcatattgtggttagtgattaggatagagatccttgaccaccaacccttgccaagacctttttaggccttagtttactttcttgccatttatctttcatgtttcttattaaaaccccaaaaataactcacaaccaataacaaaacacttcattacaattcctagggagaacgacccgaagtttgaatacttcggttattaattttaggggtttgttacttgtgacaaacaatcttttgtatgaaaggattattgtttggtttaggaactatacttgcaacgagaattgatttgtgaaattctaaaccatcaaaaatcaaatcatcaaaatggcgtcgttgccggggaattgcaatggtgttatgttattggttattgtatatatgtgaatagtgtgaatatgtttgcttttgttcGCTCttactagttttaggatttaattttcttgcttcttatttgattttgttttcatttttctcttgctatcatgaattctcactttggctatgagtgtagttacaattatgttgtaggtgatgaggactataatgagaatgtgtatcaaggatgggatacccaaaggtgggaggagccatatgcttatgatcaatcctcatggcaacaacccccaccaatgcactatgaagaagagccattctatgatgcatatcaatccaatggctatggtgaatcaccttgtgactttcaagaaccaccaccatatgcctatgaagcatatcctcaacataactctcaaccatactcacaagccccttcttaccaaccaccttcatatgaccctaatccatatccatcctaccaacaactacatgagccatatgaaccacatatagagccaccatcatgccaacatcaacattttcaagagccacctcctccacattattaccaagatgaaccacctccaatatatgaaaattttcaaccacaagatgaatactactttccaccacaacctcccatggaagaatactcatgtccttcaatccaagagccacatgatcctaatcatattatccaagaggaacaagagtcaagggatcatctcaaggaagcattggatcaatttcaagcaaccatggagtgtgttgtgcaacaagtggaaagaatGGAAAACATaacaagtgtggggaggtcgtccgaccggtcggcgattttgggtgacaaatttctaatcccaacacttttgcatttcattttaggtttttaaaatttttacttgcattttcttatttttgcatatgtatacacaataagcttagtcaacataatgaaatttttcaaaatttctatctatagggcaccaattgatttgagtgaaaacttttcatagaacttgcttgaattatatattttgtggaacatgatttatgagctaagaacacaagcttgtgagatttgagcctaatggtgtggttacatcttataaccacttattttccttcttgtgtgtattagtctctttctatgattgtaatctttgatttgtttgattctttatttccattattttgtgtattcatgcatttatatgattgaggccatcatttcatttagctcacttacccaaatagccttaccttttatcttcctttgttagccaaatttgagcctacgcttaacccacttattctttaatttagcacattactagccttaaagcgaaaaacaataaatgtccttaatttggatctttgattagcttaggctagtgtgtgtgagtatcattcaagtgtaggaaccttgggacattgggtgaataaaagggtggTTTTGTAATGTTATtggaaatattgggaattggaaattgggtacacactcatgtattgatcaaatgtaaaaccttatgcattgaggttcttgtatataaaaagaaaaaaaataagaaaaacaaaagaaaaaaaagaaaagaaaaataatatggaaaagaaaaaaatagaaaaaagaaaaaaaagagaagaagaaaaaaataataaaaaggggacaaaatgccccaaagcaaggtcCAATAAactcaatgcataagtgttgcgaaatgaaaaagaaaatgcatgagtatgtgaaaaagtgaagaatgggtagttaggttagaacttaattgtataggatgtcataggttaggtgggaagtctaagcttattaAAGATTCAaacttcaagctcacttgaccatatatgcatcctaccttgaccctaaccccattacaacctaaagaaaagacctcatgatacttgtatgcatgcatgaaatgtatgttgattgttagaagaaaaacaaatcttggaaagcatgattaggggagaattgagagaatcgaccctaaacacttgagtgaatagagtgcaaacactacaggtgagggtttgatgctcaattacatgttttcacctatgatcatctcttttcatgcaagtttgtaaaaatatttaataactcaattcaattgtggattagacttgctagtccttagcccttgtgcatctccagccacgctttcgcgtgactctctgttcaattcttttcttcccgACGCACATACAACGCGGACGCATCGGCGACGCTAtcgcgtcgcgtgcgaaaatccctttttttttatctgaaaaaatgcagaatgtagtgttaatatgaatgtgatgcaaaactccaggttcaatataataaaataaaataaaactcgaaaacaaataaaactaaataaaaatgaaaaatgaacgatcataccatggtgggttgtctcccacctagcacttttagttaaagtccttaagttggacatttggtgagctccctgttatggtggcttatgcttgtattcatccaggaatctccaccaatgtttatgattccagtaacctccggggtcccaaacttggcgcagaaagccttcaagtaagttaaagcaagtgacaaggtcccaagagtgttgattgccagaatggatttcggggtcccagaccttgcctttgcacccgtcttcttgttgagcaatattgttccaacTGGGTAGCAAacagtctgaattctcactgaagtggccatacaacttcctagacccattcagttgagctttacaccaacctttgcgtttaaacttaaagcttccaaccataataaaccttgcaggacaattcttaccactgaccatcttcctcttacccttaatgccacaaagagctctaagttaaccatctgtctccagtatcccatattcaagtgggattagaaagctaagggatatgacttttacccacttgaatattgtgaaggatgatggcaacttagggggaggtatctttaatgaaattgcaagctctgctcccttgtgctcttctctgataattaccacctctttgcaaacttcttcaatttcaacctcttcttcttggtagctttcttccaattcaatcttctcttcattgctttccaagggcatgggaggttgtgcttcttcttcttgaatctccatctcttgatcaacctctttcaagtctttaactgtgatatgccttggaggttgtacaccctcctcaacatcaattgcaaccgtcttggaaggaggctctatgttttgactttcccaaggaggttcagcatctcctaagtcttcaaccaattcttcttcttcaataattctggcttcctctacttgttccagtacaaagtcatgctccgtactattcactggagtttctagtatctccttcatactacgttcttcattagagtgtccacatgaagccatggaggTTCCTTGAGtgttgatggtgtttttgtggaaaaataaatttccaaacacccaaaactaaccagcaagtgtaccgggtcgcatcaagtagtaaaactcacttagagtgaggtcgatcccatagggattgatggatcaagcaactttagtgggtgattagtttagtcaagctaacatttaagtgaGATTGGGTGAAACTTAAAGCAACAgaatataaatgacaaggaattataaagtgcagaaagtaaattgcattgaaacttaaagaacaagaaagtaaaagagctgaaacttaaattgcaagaaatgtaaattggagtgagtgctggaaattaaagaaagcaatagataaagcaactggaaatttaaatgaaagcagtaaacagaactTAGAACAATTATCGAAGAGTTAAATtacatgaaaagtaaaaggaattgggtgctggaaattaaaacagAACTGAAAAATAAGAAGTGCCATAAACTTAAGAACTCTCAGGTAAAGAAAGTCAGAAACAGATTGATTCAATACCAAAACGAAAATGTAGAAGTGCAGGAgaattaaaatagaatttaaatttaGCTCGATTGTGAAATCTAAAGGAGAAATTtaagatctcaggaaatcaatgagactagaaaataagtctagatctcaatttcttccttgatccaatagtaaacaatttgcagaagaaatagagatgaaagcagtaaagagaattttgattcaaatcacaattcactgaaattatgcagacaagtaaacagagagaattctcaaggtgagattgaaacagaatttcttcaattctcaacccaagattcaaaacaaaaatgaaactaagagagagctctctaatgggGCTCGCCTCcaatgctctctattagagccaaccCCCTGGTGAAatgaaactaatgcctttatataggcttttacaaaatgaaaatgaagaatgaaaacaatatttacaaaaatgaaattcctaatctaacttctctatgtgcctttgagtcatgtgggctttgtttgctttggagtggaattgggttTGAAGATGGATCCGGATGGTTGCTCTTGGACTTGGGAAGAAATCCGCTtatgaaccgggccatgaaccatttaagcttgagtcaaagtttgaggcaaactttgactcaagcctTTTTTAGCAGCTAGCCTCccgtgctgtcatccacgtttgagccaaagtttgaggtcaaactttgagccaaacgtggatccccctTGCATGCCTCttggccaacgtttgcctaaaagcttgaggcaaacgttggcgcaagcttttgctccctgggtgtgtttgttgtggcgccaacgtttgcctaaaagcttgaggtcaaatgttggcgcaagcttttgctccctgggtgtgtttgttgtggcgccaacatttgcctaaaagcttgaggtcaaacgttggcgcaagcttttgctccctggGTGTGATTTTTGCAACCTTACATGCATGCTTGTGTTTACCTCAAttacttgtatgaaaaagcatagaaaaacatgacatggtgacacgtcatcacaacaccaaacttaaaccttgcttgtccccaagcaagaaaagaatcatgcaataaagattgacaaaccaaggtgagaagaatagcaaatTAAtattcatggtaagctagttttctaagcaagctacaatcacaaaagaaatgtaaatgattgatgcttccatctagctcaatttataaaatctttctcttatatttcttcttatttgaattaaaactaagcaagtgaaactgttatttgttaagtacaatcaccaagtcaagaatctgtcatgaataaagctctcttggcaatgtattaacaaacacagtaaataagaaaactaaaatgaaagcatttaaaaacagaaaaatgaccAAAGAAAGTAGAACGAAAAAGtgtcaaattaaaagagaaaaataaaactgcagaggcattatgattatgcagacaagtagtgttgcttgaatgaattgcatagaaaataagtgggacaccaaacttaggatcttggtgtgtcactttcatttttgatttgatgcaatcatccaaaaaaattgaaaataatgtgttgcatggcaacaccaaacatagaatgtaaccatatgccaatttattgaatttaaacaaagcaaagaaagagaaCAAAGCATAGAAGAGAAACGTTACCTActgttgggttacctcccaacaagtgctctttttagtgtcattagcttgacatgttgttcttcactttcttcttcttcttccagtttgttaagaggaatgacctcaaaggagggaaggattcagctagtgtcccttgtcttggcctttcttcagcaagcttccttttgcaaatggcttgattgatcttgcttgctggattagggacagaattggtgttcttgctagttgcTTTCACTTCTTtagattcaagacttggttgctgtgtgattattggagttttgtattcatccagagccttttgaattagtggttccatgagcttttcctctatgtacttctctgcttcacttgagtttggaattctttggttgtctttctcactttcttgctcctccactcctttctttgcacccaacatttgacttaatagttcttttatggaggaggtttgttgatcttcccaacatttcttcatctcctcttcatatctttcaatcatggattcaatTGTTGAGCCGTTTTGTTTCAAGGAGGTTTGAGagagttgtgagttttcatgttcccttgtcatctcaagtgacCTCTGTGAATATGCAAGTTCGGGTTCAAATGTTTCCACCACCTCTTCTTTCTTCACTAAAAATCCACTTGCCTCAGTagcctcttcctcttgtttttcctccttcttcgTTGCACTCACCAATTGAGCTAGctgcacttccatgtttttgagggagttttcttgttctttccaaacTTCCATTGTCTTCTCCTCATATCCTTTGAGCATGGACTCAAACTTTGAGAACcttgagtggttcatggaagtttgtgtgggtggtgagttttgaaaagggctttctgttgaagcatggtcaagtgatgataactttggatgaatatcatatggagcattagaatttccttcccagccaccattagaatcatgacttgcatcattttgtggtggaggaaaatatcccatatggttttcttgctcatcttgtgtctttgaagcaaatctccatgaattggagtgctcagaatttgtattttcttggtgatattcccagccaccattagagattggtgatggtgggtaatatcccataaaacatgtttgatcataagatgagttgaactccatttgagtttTGTAACAAATacaaccaaggaaaattgaaattactcatatcagagatgagaatttcttagtgaggcaaaaactcaaactccttggtttcactttgaaacagaaaacaaaaacaaagaaaatgcttgatctagacttctcacccacttaatcattgttgatctaaatcaatccccggcaacggcgccaaaaacttgatggtgtttttgtggaaaaatgaatttccaaacacccaaaactaaccggcaagtgtaccgggtcgcatcaagtagtaaaactcacttagagtgaggtcaatcccacaggaattgatggatcaagcaactttagtgggtaattagtttagtcaagctaacatttaagtgagattgggtgaaacttaaagcaacagaatgtaaatgacaaggaattataaagtgcagaaagtaaattgcattgaaacttaaagagcaagaaagtaaaagagctgaaacttaaattgcaagaaatgtaaattggagtgagtgctggaaattaaagaaagcaatagataaagcaactggaaatttaaatgaaagcagtaaacagaactTAGAACAATTGCCGAAgagttaaattgcatgaaaagtaaaaggaattgggtgctggaaattaaaatagaactgaAAAATAAGAAGTGCCGTAAACTTAAGAACTCTCAGGTAAAGAAAGTCAGAAACAGATTGATTCAATACCAAAACGGAAATGTAGAAGTGCAGgagaattaaaacagaatttaaatttagCTCGATTGTGAAATCTAAAGGAGAAATTtaagatctcaggaaatcaatgagactagaaaacaagtctatatctcaattccttccttgatccaacagtaaacaatttgcagaagaaatagagatgaaagcagtaaagagagttttgattcaaatcacaattcactgaaattatgcggacaagtaaacagagagaattctcaaggtgagattaaaacagaatttcttcaattctcaacccaagattcaaaacaaaaatgaaactaagagagagctctctaatgggGCTTGCCTCcaatgctctctattagagccaaccCCCCGGTGAAatgaaactaatgcctttatataggcttttacaaaatgaaaatgaagaatgaaaacaatatttacaaaaatgaaattcctaatctaacttctctgtgtgcctttgagtcatgtgggctttgtttgctttggagtggaattgggttTGAAGATGGATCCGGATGGTTGCTCTTGGACTTGGGAAGAAATCCGCTtatgaaccgggccatgaaccatttaagcttgagtcaaagtttgaggcaaactttgactcaagcctTTTTTAGCAGCTAGCCTCCCGTgttgtcatccacgtttgagccaaagtttgaggtcaaactttgagccaaacgtggatccccttgCATGCCTCTTGGCCaatgtttgcctaaaagcttgaggcaaatgttggcgcaagcttttgctccctgggtgtgtttgttgtggcgccaacgttttcctaaaagcttgaggtcaaacgttggcgcaagcttttgctccctgggtgtgtttgttgtggcgccaacgtttgcctaaaagcttgaggtcaaacgttggcgcaagcttttgctccctggGTGTGATTTTTGCAACCTTACATGCATGCTTGTGTTTACCTTAATAAAGCTTAATGCATTAACATTAAAGCACTTATTTGCAATGTATGGCTTTAATAATGTTTTAGTGCATTAACGTTAATTGCATTAGAAATTAAAGTTTGCATGCTTTCATTGCTTTATTAATTACTAATGCCAATGCTTTCATTTAATGAATATGGCATAATACTAACGTGAATAAGCCCAggtagcatgcattcattttcatTGGCATTAGTAATTAAGTTTCATGCATGTATAAGCATTaataatcatatgcatgcatgctttagctATTGATTCATGATAATGCATGCATGAACATTAATGCATGATAATAAGGCccaggcttcatggtcatgggccacgcttttaaaagcgtggcctaaggctccaacttcaaagtgtaccCCAAagttcctcttttcttcttttaagcttattttgtgctattttgcttctttttcaacttattTCCTGCAAAATTTATAAagtcaaaagatcaaggaaatataccgtttaagcacaaaagaatgcaatatttaagcactaattatcaattacttgtatgaataagcatagaaaaacatgacatggtgacatgtcgtcatgtgtccgaacgtcgggaagctaattgactcattattgctTGCCCCAATTGATGAATGATTGCCTGAAATGGATCCACTGTTTctttgaaacgatcctttgtctcttgatgcactcggctttcataaataggatcatagtgctcttggattgatggatatgaagatggtgaatattgaaatggtggttcttgtgagtaattgggttggaattggggtggttctatatatggttcatatggctcataaggtggttggtatggtggttgagggttagggtcatatggaggtgaatggcggaaaggggcttgtgagtttggtggtccaaagttatgttgaggaaagggttcataggcatatggtggtggttgttgatagtccattggaggtggttgttgccatgagggttgatcaaatccttgtggctcctcccatctttgattgttccaaccttgatgcctgttctcattgtaatttcttcttcctgcaacattattgtaaccagacttatagccaaaggggtgagagttcatagttagttaataaaaatttaaaaacaaaaataaaagcaaatttgaattttgaatttttttttaaaaaaaatttgaattttaaaatttgaaaattaaatttttaaaattgaaaattaaaaattaattttttttaaatatttacaataaccaataataaggcacacgtttgcaattccccggcaacggcgccattttgacgttgggatttttgccagtaaagaatttcataaaaacagtcgcgttatagatatagtctctaaaccgatagaaatcccttcgtacaaatgttttggttgtcacaagtaacaaacccctttaaaattgataaccgagtatttaaacctcggatcgtcttctcaaggaattgcagggaagtatgttcttattattggttatgagttttgtaaattgggggttttggagcttgggcaatgagcacagatatatttaaatgacaaataaaataactgtaaaataaacttttggcaaggtatgagaaattagaagtccaatctagttatccttatcaatgatgatgaaaactgaatcttaattccacttagttaacctttgctataacaagggaaggtcaagtgactaattagttagatctttgaatcctagttaattcctaagaaaagattgggattattgaagatcaattcaattagcaaggataacaattttcaattatgctgttgagttggataactcctgagttactgatttcttaaccaagaccaaaagggaaaatatctaaattaaattaaaagcattcatataaataaagcaaagcaaaattaagtctgaaaatacctcgaattgcattcacaaaagaacttaaatctgacatacaaatttaattggagaaataaataaaaagaacattgaacctgggattgagagtcactcctaaaactaagagaagtcctaaatcctaatcctaagatagaggagagaacctctctctctctaaaaactacatctactcctagaattgtgaatgtgaaagccttttgataaatggatgcattctcccactttatagcctctaatctatattttctgggccgcaaactgggtcagaaacagcccagaaatcgctggagaagaattcaaacacgctgatttccgtcactgcgacgcggccgcatggagcacgcggtcgcatcgcctagcgtcagagcaactatggcatattatatatcaaatcgaagccccagatgttagctttccaacgcaactagacccgcatcgtttggacctctgtagctaaagttatagccgtttgagtgcgaagaggtcaggctggacagcttagcaatttctccaacttcttttattccttccacttttgcatgcttcctttctaccctctgagccattcctgccctgtaatctctgaaatcacttaacacacatatcaaggcatctaatggtgataagagaggatttaatattagcaaatataaggccaaagaaacatgttttcaattaaagcacataattaagaaggcaaatgtaaaaccatgcaaatagtatgaataagtgggtaaagagtagataaaaaccactcaattaagcacaagataaaccataaaatagtggtttatcatccaACTCTaccgaaaaataaaaaatagatacaTTCGATACAAGAGTATAGTATTAAAACCAAGTGAACTCAGATAAGTGACACAAATGAAATGAAAGGTACATGATACAAACCTCTAAAAACCTTAACTTTGGCAAGTTGTAAAACCACAACTAGCTGTTCAGCATACCCAAAAGATAGAGATCGATTAAGTTCATCAAAATATTCACCAAATAAGGCACACCGAATCCTATAACTAAAAACAACAAACAAAACGACCTACATTATTAGAAACCTGACTATAAAAATGTGTCCAAAACAAAAAAGAATCTCAATAAGAGTGAGAGGTAGAAATTAAAAAAGGTTAACTCATTTTCAGCAAGTTCCATCACagccttcttcatcttctttccaTCCTTATCATATTCTTTGTCTTCTGACACAGAGACCAACAGACCCAACACATCTGAAATGAATATGAAAAAACACTATTAGAAAATAATGATAACAAAGCAACGTTCTATAGCTCACAAAGTAATAAGACTGCAATCAACCCCCACAAAAAAGTATGAACAAATAGCAGAACATACCAACTAAGAAATCAAAATCCTCTTTGGTATTCAAAAGTTCAGTGAAAGGACAGATTGTAAGAGTAGTTTTTGGAATAAAATCGCATGTATCAGCCCTGACAGTGGTCCTGAATTGGAAAATCAACTTAAACTGATGCCTAGTGGCCCTATAAGATCCTTGGTTTGGCACAACAGAGAAGAGCTTCATGACATATACTTGACCCTCGGAGAGAAGTTCTTTGAACCTATAAATCATAGTCTTCCAAACAGTAGCTTGTATCTTGCACCCCTACCAATCAACACAAACTATAACAAATATCTTATAAATGACAAATAGAATAAAGAGAAAAACACATTTAAATGAAACAAAACTTGAGACCTCGATATCAAAAAGGTAAAGAGAAACACAtctaaatacaaaaaataaaaagctaaaaaTATTAAATAGATTTAGACCACTATAACTCACAAATTCATCCACCAAAATCATCTCCATCAAATTTAGGAGAAGCTAACCAGTGAAAGTAGGAATAGCCTAAAGCCTAATCACCTTAACTTTGAGGATCCATGCTTCCTTCTCTGGATTAATCTTATTGAGCATATCCATGGCAGTTCTCATCTTGAAATGCAATTAAAGGGATCAAAGAGAAAACAGGTGACGTtagaatttttgccagtaaagaatgtcataaaaacagtcgcgttgtagatatagtctctaaaccgacagaaatcccttcgtacaaacgttttagttgtcacaagtaacaaacccctttgaaattgataaccgagtattcaaacctcgggtcgtcttctcaaggaattgcagggaggtatgttcttattattggttattgagattgtaaatttggggttttgagaaatttggagtttgggcaatgtgcacaggtatatttaaatgaaaagtaaaatagattaacaataataaaatctcttggcaaggtatggagaactggaggtcctatcctagttatccttatcaattgtgatgagaatt carries:
- the LOC107640804 gene encoding uncharacterized protein LOC107640804, whose protein sequence is MDMLNKINPEKEAWILKVKGCKIQATVWKTMIYRFKELLSEGQVYVMKLFSVVPNQGSYRATRHQFKLIFQFRTTVRADTCDFIPKTTLTICPFTELLNTKEDFDFLVDVLGLLVSVSEDKEYDKDGKKMKKAVMELAENDYRIRCALFGEYFDELNRSLSFGYAEQLVVVLQLAKVKVFRGLYHVPFISFVSLI